The proteins below are encoded in one region of Legionella antarctica:
- the folD gene encoding bifunctional methylenetetrahydrofolate dehydrogenase/methenyltetrahydrofolate cyclohydrolase FolD: protein MSASLLDGRFLASLRRDELKKRLQEHVHQGNRAPGLAVILIGNDPASSIYVSNKRKACEEVGITSHSYDLSAETSQDDLLQLISELNDSEKIDGILIQLPLPKHINETLVIEHIKPEKDVDGFHPYNLGRLAQRNPLLRPCTPLGIMNLLHHYKLDVKRKHAVVIGASNIVGRPMSLELLLAGATVTVCHKFTQQLQKYVEIADLIIIATGVKDLISPDWLNEKQILIDVGMHRQEDGSLRGDIDFKEAIKKVAWITPVPGGVGPMTIVSLLENTMMAKLKG, encoded by the coding sequence ATGTCAGCATCATTACTGGATGGAAGATTTTTAGCCTCTCTTCGTCGAGACGAATTAAAAAAACGGCTGCAGGAGCATGTCCACCAAGGTAACAGAGCCCCTGGACTGGCTGTCATTCTTATTGGTAATGACCCCGCTTCTTCAATTTATGTCAGTAATAAACGTAAAGCCTGCGAAGAAGTAGGCATCACCTCTCATTCTTATGATTTGTCTGCTGAAACAAGCCAGGATGATTTGCTTCAACTTATTAGTGAATTAAACGACTCTGAGAAAATCGATGGTATTCTCATTCAATTACCTTTGCCCAAACACATTAATGAGACATTGGTTATTGAACATATTAAACCAGAAAAAGACGTTGACGGTTTTCATCCGTATAATTTAGGCAGGCTTGCTCAAAGAAATCCTCTGTTACGCCCATGTACCCCCCTTGGGATCATGAATCTTTTGCATCATTATAAACTGGATGTGAAACGAAAACATGCAGTGGTCATTGGCGCATCAAATATAGTCGGTCGCCCTATGAGTTTGGAATTATTACTCGCTGGAGCAACAGTCACTGTTTGTCATAAATTCACCCAACAACTGCAAAAGTATGTAGAGATTGCTGACTTAATCATCATAGCCACGGGAGTAAAGGATTTAATTAGTCCAGATTGGCTCAATGAAAAACAGATACTTATTGACGTGGGAATGCATCGGCAAGAAGATGGTAGCCTCCGTGGGGACATTGATTTTAAGGAAGCGATAAAAAAAGTGGCATGGATAACCCCTGTTCCTGGCGGTGTTGGTCCCATGACCATTGTTTCCCTACTCGAAAATACGATGATGGCAAAATTAAAGGGATGA
- a CDS encoding 23S rRNA (adenine(2030)-N(6))-methyltransferase RlmJ encodes MLSYQHGYHAGNFADVIKHISLTRLLNYLLLKDKPLFYLETHSGKGQYDLKNKQAEKTGEYKQGIKLIWDDRKTLAPVFKDYIQAISKLNGSDGLRLYPGSPYLAINALRMQDRAYFCELHPAEYEALDQMPHLNKKVHLSNTDGILALNALLPPPEKRGLIFIDPSFEVKDEYKQIPPAIKRAFKRFSTGIYCIWYPVVNRKLTEQLIRGMKEVGAKNALRIEFNLTLAPREGMSGCGLWIINPPFTFADEIKSVLDTLRTYFNPGVSSYIVETYSGA; translated from the coding sequence ATGCTCAGTTACCAACACGGTTATCATGCCGGCAATTTTGCTGATGTTATTAAACATATCTCTTTAACCCGTCTATTAAACTATCTCCTGCTTAAGGATAAACCTTTGTTCTATCTTGAGACTCATTCAGGAAAAGGACAATATGATTTAAAAAACAAACAAGCTGAAAAAACAGGTGAATACAAACAAGGAATCAAGCTAATCTGGGATGATAGAAAAACTCTGGCACCCGTTTTTAAAGACTATATACAGGCAATCAGTAAATTAAATGGTTCCGATGGTCTTCGGCTTTACCCCGGCTCTCCATATTTAGCAATTAATGCGCTCCGGATGCAGGATAGAGCATATTTTTGTGAACTCCATCCAGCAGAATATGAAGCCCTGGATCAAATGCCTCATTTGAATAAAAAAGTTCATCTCAGTAATACAGATGGTATTTTAGCGTTGAATGCACTTCTGCCCCCTCCAGAAAAACGAGGGTTAATTTTTATTGATCCTTCCTTCGAAGTAAAAGATGAATACAAACAAATCCCACCTGCTATAAAACGTGCCTTTAAACGTTTTTCTACCGGGATTTATTGCATTTGGTATCCTGTAGTTAATAGAAAACTAACAGAACAACTGATTCGCGGGATGAAAGAAGTTGGTGCTAAAAATGCATTGAGAATTGAATTCAATTTAACCCTTGCACCAAGGGAGGGAATGTCCGGCTGTGGATTGTGGATTATAAACCCACCATTTACCTTTGCTGATGAAATTAAATCAGTTCTTGATACCTTAAGAACCTACTTTAATCCAGGTGTTTCTTCATATATAGTAGAAACATATTCAGGAGCATGA
- a CDS encoding lytic transglycosylase, with protein MKFKLFIIKSFLFFIFIFFGISNIAMAHNAPDVWDVLRSEFTLSHEVARPEVQEQIRWLVAHPSYLHKVSRQSEPYIYHIVAEIKKRKLPGELALLPMIESAYDPFAYSGAGAAGLWQLMPRTGSGLGLKQDWWFDGRRSIGPSTDAALNYLVYLNKFFNGSWILAIAAYDSGEGTIARAIKAVSRPGKPVYFWNLSIPRETKIYIPRLFALAEIIKNPGRYKASLPGIPYLPYFEEVNIGSQIDLSHAAKLAGISYKELIKLNPGYNRWTTAPYKPFRLLIPAEKVERFNLNLANFPEEKRVSWTKHQVKPGDSLNNIATRYHTTVNLIKQLNQLTTNRIKPNQSILIPSSKNTAVVARKENTTSSSSTHPFTTPGNRRIIHIVQHNDTVEKIQEKYGVSARAIQSWNKLSNFKSLRVGQQLIIWRIVKQPVSYIIKRGDSLSTIAKQHQTSVNSILDLNRDLDKSTPLRLGQKILVG; from the coding sequence TTGAAATTTAAGCTATTCATAATAAAAAGCTTTTTATTTTTCATCTTTATTTTTTTTGGCATTTCTAATATTGCAATGGCACATAATGCGCCAGATGTTTGGGATGTTTTACGTAGTGAGTTTACTCTGAGTCATGAAGTTGCACGACCAGAAGTTCAAGAACAAATCAGATGGCTGGTGGCACACCCAAGTTATCTCCATAAAGTAAGTCGTCAATCTGAACCCTATATCTATCACATTGTTGCTGAAATAAAAAAACGTAAATTGCCCGGTGAATTAGCTCTTCTACCCATGATAGAGAGTGCTTACGACCCATTCGCATACTCAGGAGCAGGAGCTGCTGGTCTGTGGCAGCTCATGCCACGAACAGGAAGCGGGTTAGGGTTAAAGCAAGACTGGTGGTTTGATGGAAGACGCAGCATAGGCCCCTCAACCGATGCTGCACTCAACTATTTGGTCTATCTTAATAAGTTTTTTAACGGAAGCTGGATATTGGCGATAGCAGCCTATGATTCAGGAGAAGGGACGATAGCTCGTGCTATTAAGGCAGTTAGCCGTCCTGGTAAGCCCGTTTATTTCTGGAATCTTTCTATTCCCAGAGAGACTAAAATTTATATACCACGTTTATTTGCATTGGCAGAAATTATAAAAAACCCCGGTCGTTATAAAGCATCGCTTCCAGGCATTCCCTATCTCCCCTATTTTGAAGAAGTAAACATTGGCAGCCAAATTGACCTGAGTCATGCAGCAAAGCTTGCTGGCATCAGTTATAAAGAATTAATTAAACTCAATCCGGGCTATAATCGCTGGACCACTGCTCCCTACAAACCTTTTAGACTGCTTATTCCTGCTGAAAAAGTAGAACGATTTAACCTCAACCTGGCTAACTTTCCTGAAGAAAAACGAGTGAGCTGGACAAAGCATCAGGTAAAGCCAGGTGATAGTTTGAATAACATAGCTACGAGATATCACACCACTGTCAATTTAATTAAACAATTAAACCAATTAACTACCAATAGAATTAAACCGAATCAATCCATATTAATACCCAGCAGCAAAAACACGGCTGTTGTCGCCAGAAAAGAAAACACAACTTCATCCTCTTCAACACACCCATTTACAACACCAGGCAACCGTCGCATTATTCATATTGTACAACACAATGATACCGTTGAAAAAATCCAGGAAAAATATGGGGTTTCTGCCAGAGCCATTCAAAGCTGGAATAAATTGTCCAACTTCAAGTCATTACGAGTAGGTCAGCAACTGATTATCTGGAGGATAGTAAAACAACCAGTTTCATACATAATCAAGCGAGGAGACAGTCTCAGCACTATAGCCAAGCAGCATCAGACTAGCGTTAATTCAATTCTTGACCTGAATCGCGATCTTGATAAAAGTACCCCCCTTCGTTTGGGACAAAAAATACTGGTTGGATAA
- a CDS encoding saccharopine dehydrogenase C-terminal domain-containing protein, protein MDKSAKQKTYKNKILILGFGSIGQAILPLLFQYFKLDPSQIYILSKHSFGSDVAKHFNVPFKETGVTENNYQELLSSILKPGDFLLNLSVGVSSIDLIKYCHLNNILYLDAAAESWEKRNNDNSKLLSNYALRDATLKHKKQGPTAVLTHGANPGLVSHFLKQALWNMAKDTNWQGKPPQKAVEWAQLAHDLDIKTIHVSEHDTQVSSQIKKTNEFINTWSVDALISEALRPAELGWGSHERHWPHDANHHSFGSNCGIYLNQPGAETQVRTWTPASGPINGFLITHAESLSIAEYLTLKKNGEVYYRPTVHYAYHPCPDAILSLEELVQNKYAVQKEKRIILKDVVDGTDELGVLLMGNKKGAYWYGSHLSIQEAKKLANYNNATSLQVAAGVLSGMIWAINNPERGIIEPEDMDHEYILNLALPYLGKVGGYYTDWTPLQDKNNLNTKFTDQSDPWQFINIRIDKTG, encoded by the coding sequence ATGGACAAATCTGCGAAGCAAAAAACTTATAAGAATAAAATTCTAATTCTTGGATTCGGCAGTATTGGCCAAGCAATATTACCTCTTTTATTCCAATATTTTAAATTAGATCCCTCTCAAATTTACATCCTGTCAAAACATAGTTTTGGTTCTGATGTTGCCAAACATTTTAATGTCCCATTCAAAGAAACTGGCGTTACAGAAAATAATTACCAGGAACTTTTGTCTTCAATTCTAAAACCAGGTGATTTTTTGTTAAATTTATCCGTGGGTGTATCCAGTATCGATTTGATAAAATATTGCCATTTAAACAATATATTATATTTGGATGCAGCCGCTGAATCCTGGGAAAAAAGGAATAACGATAATAGTAAACTTCTTTCTAATTATGCTTTACGTGATGCTACCTTAAAACATAAAAAACAGGGGCCTACCGCAGTTTTAACACATGGAGCCAACCCCGGTTTAGTATCTCATTTTCTTAAACAAGCATTATGGAATATGGCAAAAGATACTAATTGGCAGGGCAAACCTCCACAAAAAGCAGTAGAATGGGCTCAATTGGCCCATGATCTCGATATTAAAACAATACATGTTTCTGAACATGATACTCAAGTTTCATCTCAAATAAAAAAAACGAACGAGTTCATAAATACATGGTCAGTAGATGCTTTAATTTCTGAAGCACTTCGACCTGCTGAACTAGGCTGGGGAAGCCATGAGCGTCATTGGCCTCATGATGCTAATCATCACAGCTTTGGATCAAATTGTGGAATATATCTTAATCAACCAGGAGCAGAAACCCAAGTACGTACATGGACACCTGCATCTGGCCCTATTAATGGTTTTTTGATTACTCACGCTGAGTCTCTATCTATTGCAGAGTATTTAACTTTAAAAAAAAATGGTGAAGTATATTACAGACCAACAGTTCATTATGCTTATCATCCCTGTCCTGATGCTATTTTATCTTTAGAAGAGCTTGTACAAAATAAGTACGCCGTCCAAAAAGAAAAAAGAATCATTTTAAAAGATGTTGTTGATGGAACTGATGAGCTCGGAGTGTTATTAATGGGAAATAAAAAAGGAGCTTATTGGTATGGCTCACATCTTTCCATCCAAGAAGCAAAAAAGCTGGCAAATTATAACAATGCCACAAGCTTACAAGTTGCAGCCGGAGTGTTATCGGGTATGATTTGGGCTATTAATAATCCAGAGCGTGGGATTATAGAACCTGAAGATATGGATCATGAATATATTTTGAATCTAGCCTTACCTTACTTGGGTAAAGTTGGTGGTTACTATACAGATTGGACTCCGTTACAGGACAAAAACAATTTAAATACTAAATTCACCGATCAAAGTGACCCTTGGCAATTTATTAATATTCGCATTGATAAAACAGGATAG
- the gloB gene encoding hydroxyacylglutathione hydrolase has translation MTVYPIPAFLDNYIWAIIDKKKDVFDCIDPGEAEPVVAFAKTQKLKLRTILLTHHHNDHIGGVGQLIKEYPACVVYGPHDDRIPYITNQVQINQAIQVGNYSFHILFNPGHTSTHISYYESRQGWLFCGDTLFSAGCGRVFDGTMEELHQSILLFKKLPPATQIFCAHEYTQQNLRFAQTVEPENPAIKAHIQHLKQQPTPCSLPSTLNMELSINPFLRTENKDVIQYAFQHGALSSNSLEVFKILRNQKNSFT, from the coding sequence ATGACTGTTTACCCTATTCCAGCTTTTTTAGATAATTATATTTGGGCAATAATTGATAAAAAAAAAGATGTATTCGACTGCATTGATCCCGGAGAGGCCGAGCCTGTGGTTGCTTTTGCAAAGACTCAGAAGCTAAAACTGCGTACTATCCTATTGACCCATCACCATAATGATCATATCGGTGGTGTTGGTCAGTTAATCAAGGAATATCCTGCTTGTGTTGTTTACGGCCCTCACGATGACCGAATCCCTTACATAACAAATCAAGTACAGATAAATCAAGCCATTCAGGTTGGCAACTACTCGTTTCATATTTTATTTAATCCTGGACACACTTCCACCCATATTAGCTATTATGAATCCCGGCAAGGTTGGTTATTTTGTGGTGATACTCTGTTTTCAGCAGGTTGTGGCAGAGTATTTGATGGAACAATGGAAGAACTGCATCAATCAATACTGCTATTCAAAAAATTACCACCTGCTACCCAAATTTTTTGTGCCCATGAATACACGCAACAAAACCTGAGATTCGCTCAGACTGTAGAACCTGAAAATCCAGCTATAAAAGCTCATATACAACACCTGAAGCAACAGCCTACACCCTGTTCCTTGCCGTCAACTCTGAATATGGAACTGTCGATTAATCCTTTTTTACGCACTGAAAATAAAGATGTAATACAGTACGCTTTTCAGCATGGCGCCTTATCTTCTAACTCATTGGAGGTATTCAAAATCCTGAGAAACCAGAAGAACTCATTTACCTAA
- a CDS encoding carbonic anhydrase family protein → MYHLGLKIILFICSMTGFFCGLAHAEPVEPKPLGKTVTQAKQQEMSPKQALQRLKDGNQRFLTHKQISRDYLQQAYSSAYGQFPFAVVLNCMDSRSVPELFFDQGLADLFTLRVAGNVLNDDILGSMEFAVKAAGSRLIVVLAHTSCGAVAGACDGVKFGHLTDVLDKIQPAVQSTMKDEDSKNCTDPKLVNAIAKANALNMAREIQAKSPILKEFLQSKQVGIIAGLHDIKTGQVTFFEDERSVPE, encoded by the coding sequence ATGTATCATTTAGGATTAAAAATCATACTGTTCATTTGCAGTATGACTGGTTTTTTTTGTGGACTTGCCCATGCGGAGCCTGTTGAACCAAAACCTCTCGGTAAAACAGTAACGCAGGCAAAGCAACAAGAAATGAGCCCAAAACAGGCATTGCAACGCTTGAAGGACGGAAATCAACGTTTTCTGACGCACAAACAAATTTCCCGGGATTATTTACAACAAGCTTATTCATCAGCGTACGGACAATTTCCTTTTGCAGTAGTACTCAACTGTATGGATTCACGTAGTGTCCCCGAATTGTTTTTTGATCAGGGCTTAGCTGACTTGTTTACCTTACGGGTTGCAGGGAATGTTCTAAATGACGATATTCTGGGCAGTATGGAGTTTGCGGTGAAAGCTGCAGGATCGAGATTAATTGTGGTGTTAGCTCACACCTCTTGTGGTGCAGTTGCTGGTGCATGTGATGGGGTCAAATTTGGGCATTTGACTGATGTGTTGGACAAAATTCAGCCGGCAGTACAATCCACTATGAAGGATGAGGATTCAAAAAATTGCACTGATCCAAAACTGGTCAATGCAATAGCGAAAGCCAATGCCTTAAATATGGCTAGAGAGATCCAGGCAAAAAGTCCAATACTAAAAGAGTTTCTCCAGAGCAAGCAGGTGGGTATTATCGCCGGACTACATGATATAAAAACAGGTCAGGTAACATTTTTTGAAGATGAGCGCTCCGTCCCAGAGTAA
- the gabT gene encoding 4-aminobutyrate--2-oxoglutarate transaminase has translation MNQINIKTKLPGPKSKLLMEQRVKHVARGPFHLTPIFVERAKGSFVEDVDGNVFLDFSSGFGVVNTGHCSDAVVNAIKAQAEKYIHTSFNILPYEGYIKVCERLNYHTPGSFEKKSILLNSGAEAVENAIKIARAYTGKQAVICFDHAYHGRTYMAMTLTAKNKPYKHGFGPFLSEVHRAPFPYEYRWKGKNCVEECFNDFSDLVNFRVGIENIAAVILEPVLGEGGFIQFPASFLQKIREFCTVNKIVFIADEIQSGFGRTGSLFAMKTMGVDPDVTLSAKGLGSGTVIAAVTGKAEIMDAAMIGGLGGTFGGNPLSCAAALEVFKIFEEGGLLEHVAHLSKVLNSRLSKFKEKYKIVGDVRGLGVMQAIELVKDKNTKEPNKVAVDKLTKFCLEQGLVILGCGTYGNVIRLLMPLSTDVKDLEIGLSIIEEGLKTLCQ, from the coding sequence ATGAATCAAATTAATATTAAGACAAAACTACCAGGACCGAAATCAAAACTATTGATGGAGCAACGCGTTAAACATGTTGCAAGAGGACCCTTTCACCTTACTCCCATTTTTGTGGAGCGAGCAAAAGGTTCCTTTGTAGAAGATGTAGATGGAAATGTATTTCTGGATTTTTCATCTGGATTTGGTGTGGTGAATACAGGACACTGTTCCGATGCGGTAGTCAATGCAATCAAGGCTCAAGCTGAAAAATATATTCACACAAGTTTTAATATTCTTCCATATGAGGGCTACATCAAAGTATGTGAACGACTAAATTATCACACCCCTGGCAGTTTTGAAAAAAAATCAATCCTGTTGAACTCGGGAGCGGAAGCTGTAGAAAATGCCATTAAAATTGCTCGTGCTTATACCGGAAAGCAAGCGGTGATTTGTTTTGATCATGCTTATCATGGGCGCACTTACATGGCTATGACCCTTACAGCAAAAAACAAACCCTACAAGCATGGATTTGGTCCATTTCTTTCGGAAGTCCATCGTGCTCCCTTTCCGTATGAGTATCGTTGGAAAGGAAAAAATTGTGTAGAAGAATGTTTCAATGATTTTTCTGATCTCGTTAATTTTCGTGTGGGTATTGAAAATATCGCAGCAGTTATTTTGGAGCCAGTGTTAGGTGAGGGGGGATTTATCCAGTTTCCAGCATCCTTTTTGCAAAAAATTCGGGAGTTTTGTACGGTAAATAAAATTGTTTTCATTGCAGATGAAATTCAATCGGGTTTTGGTCGTACTGGGAGCCTGTTCGCGATGAAAACAATGGGAGTGGATCCTGACGTTACCTTATCAGCAAAGGGCCTTGGCAGTGGAACAGTGATCGCTGCGGTAACCGGTAAAGCTGAAATCATGGATGCTGCAATGATCGGTGGACTAGGAGGAACTTTTGGAGGAAATCCTCTAAGTTGTGCAGCAGCGCTTGAAGTATTTAAAATCTTTGAAGAGGGGGGGCTTTTGGAGCATGTCGCACATCTTTCAAAGGTACTAAATTCCAGACTTTCTAAATTTAAAGAAAAGTACAAGATAGTAGGTGATGTTCGTGGTTTGGGCGTTATGCAGGCCATCGAACTGGTGAAAGATAAAAACACGAAAGAACCGAATAAAGTAGCTGTGGACAAACTAACTAAATTTTGTCTAGAGCAGGGACTGGTAATTCTTGGTTGCGGAACATACGGGAATGTAATTCGTCTCCTTATGCCGCTTTCTACTGATGTAAAAGATTTGGAAATTGGACTTTCTATCATCGAGGAAGGGCTCAAGACATTATGTCAATAA
- a CDS encoding septation protein A, whose product MKLLFDFFPILLFFIIFKIYGIYTATAVAMIASLSQVIFYRLKFQRYEKMHVISLAIIMVLGSATLFFHNPWFIKWKPTGIYWLSAIIFLSSSFIGSKPLIQKMMEGNVNLTSKIWHRLNAAWAVFFILMGALNLYVAYHYDTDAWVNFKLFGGVGFTLLFVLIQAFYLTKHMDEKELEKQQ is encoded by the coding sequence ATGAAATTACTGTTTGATTTTTTCCCTATCCTCTTATTCTTTATAATATTTAAAATCTATGGCATTTATACTGCCACGGCAGTTGCTATGATCGCCTCATTAAGCCAAGTAATATTCTATCGATTAAAGTTTCAACGCTATGAGAAAATGCATGTTATTAGTTTGGCAATAATCATGGTACTGGGCAGTGCAACGCTTTTTTTTCATAACCCCTGGTTTATAAAATGGAAACCAACTGGCATCTATTGGCTCTCCGCTATTATATTTCTTAGTTCCAGTTTCATAGGCAGCAAACCTTTAATTCAAAAAATGATGGAAGGAAATGTTAATCTAACTTCAAAAATCTGGCACCGGCTTAATGCGGCCTGGGCTGTATTTTTTATCTTAATGGGTGCTTTAAACCTCTATGTTGCCTATCATTACGATACAGATGCATGGGTTAATTTTAAGTTATTTGGTGGGGTTGGTTTTACTTTACTTTTTGTTTTAATACAGGCTTTTTATCTAACAAAACATATGGATGAAAAAGAGTTAGAAAAACAACAATAA
- a CDS encoding response regulator codes for MRLLLVEDDELLGDAVKTGLTQFGYIVDWLRDGDAARAALKSESFELIILDLGLPKLSGMVLLQHIRQEGNATPVIILTARESVEDRVKGLDSGADDYLVKPFDLNELSARIRALVRRSQGRADSVLQYRNITLDPAAHSVMVDDILINVPRREFALLQKLLENSGQVLSREQLMQSIYGWEEDVDSNALEVHIHNLRKKLNANFIRTIRGVGYMAEKNDGVTVS; via the coding sequence ATGAGATTATTACTTGTTGAGGATGATGAACTACTTGGTGATGCTGTAAAAACAGGGTTAACCCAATTCGGCTATATCGTAGATTGGCTCAGAGACGGAGATGCAGCACGTGCTGCTTTAAAGTCAGAGTCTTTTGAATTAATTATTCTTGATTTGGGGTTACCAAAACTTTCTGGAATGGTTTTGCTTCAACACATTAGACAAGAAGGAAACGCAACGCCAGTTATTATTCTAACCGCACGTGAGTCGGTAGAAGATCGCGTTAAGGGTCTGGACAGTGGTGCCGATGATTACCTTGTAAAACCTTTTGATTTAAATGAACTAAGTGCACGAATCAGAGCTCTGGTAAGACGTTCACAGGGACGAGCTGATTCGGTACTGCAATACAGAAATATCACTCTGGATCCTGCTGCTCACTCGGTTATGGTTGATGATATCCTGATAAATGTTCCGCGCCGAGAGTTCGCCCTGTTGCAAAAACTGCTGGAAAATAGCGGGCAAGTTCTATCAAGAGAACAGTTGATGCAAAGCATTTATGGCTGGGAAGAAGATGTCGATAGTAATGCCTTGGAAGTACATATCCATAATTTACGCAAAAAACTTAATGCTAATTTTATCCGTACTATCAGAGGGGTTGGATATATGGCAGAGAAAAATGATGGTGTAACTGTATCGTGA
- a CDS encoding aldehyde dehydrogenase family protein has translation MKSEMYIDGKFTLAKSGATRDIIDPGNGSLIAKVPECAREDVVLAIKAARKAFDEGDWKQTYALDRGKLLFKIAELIRANAKRLAELETRNCGKPLAEAEYDVIDAANCFEFYAGLTTKIHGETMSVPANSFSYVVREPIGVCGQIIPWNFPLLMAAWKLAPALAAGNTVILKPSELTPMTALELFKLIDQCGFPAGVVNLITGPGVGAGEELASNSMVNKVAFTGGTSTGKKIMQAATGNLKRISLELGGKNPNIVFADCDLVMAVDGALFGAFANQGEVCSSGSRLIVERSIHKQIVERMLKKIPNIKLGHGLDKGVKMGPLVSNAHREKVENYIKIGIAEGAKLVCGGKRPTGAAFEKGNFVEPTIFDEVKPTMRIAREEIFGPVLVVIPFDTEEEAIQIANDTDYGLAAAVWTKDLTRAHRVTSQIHAGILWVNHYHPTFNEMPWGGYKQSGSGRELGLYGIESYLEIKQVNINLDETPIGWY, from the coding sequence ATGAAAAGTGAAATGTATATTGATGGGAAATTTACGCTAGCTAAAAGTGGAGCCACTCGTGATATTATCGATCCCGGTAATGGCTCATTGATTGCAAAAGTTCCGGAATGCGCCAGAGAAGATGTTGTGCTCGCGATCAAAGCAGCACGAAAGGCTTTTGATGAAGGTGATTGGAAACAAACGTATGCGCTTGATCGTGGTAAGTTGTTATTCAAGATTGCTGAGCTAATTCGTGCAAATGCAAAAAGGTTAGCTGAGCTGGAAACACGAAATTGTGGCAAACCTTTGGCAGAAGCAGAGTATGATGTGATCGATGCAGCAAACTGTTTTGAGTTTTACGCAGGTCTTACCACTAAAATTCATGGCGAAACGATGTCGGTACCGGCGAATTCCTTTAGTTATGTTGTACGAGAACCTATCGGAGTGTGTGGCCAAATCATTCCATGGAATTTCCCACTGCTTATGGCTGCCTGGAAGCTTGCACCAGCACTTGCAGCAGGGAATACTGTAATTCTAAAGCCTTCTGAACTGACACCGATGACCGCTCTTGAATTGTTCAAACTTATTGATCAATGCGGGTTTCCCGCAGGCGTTGTGAATCTCATCACGGGTCCAGGGGTGGGTGCAGGTGAAGAATTGGCAAGTAATTCGATGGTGAATAAAGTTGCCTTCACCGGCGGAACAAGTACCGGGAAAAAAATAATGCAGGCAGCTACAGGTAATTTGAAGCGAATATCATTAGAGCTTGGTGGAAAAAATCCAAATATTGTCTTTGCAGACTGTGATCTTGTGATGGCGGTTGATGGTGCTCTTTTTGGTGCTTTTGCCAATCAGGGCGAAGTGTGTTCCTCTGGTTCTCGTTTGATAGTGGAGCGTTCTATTCATAAACAAATAGTGGAAAGAATGTTGAAAAAAATTCCAAATATCAAACTGGGGCATGGTTTGGACAAAGGAGTAAAAATGGGCCCTTTGGTTTCAAACGCACACCGAGAAAAAGTAGAAAATTACATTAAAATAGGTATCGCTGAAGGTGCGAAATTGGTTTGTGGCGGGAAACGCCCTACAGGAGCAGCCTTTGAAAAAGGGAATTTTGTTGAGCCCACTATTTTTGATGAGGTGAAGCCAACAATGCGTATCGCTCGAGAAGAAATTTTTGGTCCGGTACTCGTAGTCATTCCTTTTGATACTGAAGAAGAAGCGATTCAAATTGCAAACGATACTGACTATGGTTTAGCTGCAGCTGTGTGGACTAAGGACCTTACTCGTGCTCATCGCGTGACTTCTCAAATTCATGCCGGAATTCTTTGGGTAAATCATTACCATCCTACTTTTAATGAAATGCCGTGGGGTGGATACAAACAAAGTGGATCAGGTCGTGAGTTAGGTTTGTATGGAATTGAAAGCTATCTTGAAATCAAACAAGTAAATATTAACCTCGATGAAACACCAATTGGGTGGTATTAA